A single genomic interval of Danio aesculapii chromosome 5, fDanAes4.1, whole genome shotgun sequence harbors:
- the LOC130229893 gene encoding myotubularin-related protein 3-like codes for MVEEVQQSLEARGSSGLQDEQVPFALLLGECVDHVEKALECVLALTSYRLHIKLQENSISVPLQLIESVESHEPTQIQLTCKDCKLIRCNFLSADQCQDWLRRISAASGPPARLQELFAFSFLS; via the exons ATG GTTGAAGAGGTGCAGCAGAGTTTGGAGGCTCGTGGGAGCTCCGGACTGCAGGATGAACAG gtcCCGTTTGCGCTGCTGCTCGGCGAGTGTGTGGACCATGTGGAGAAAGCACTGGAGTGTGTCCTTGCCTTAACCAGCTACCGCCTTCACATCAAACTGCAGGAGAACAGCATCAGT gTTCCTCTGCAGCTGATTGAGAGTGTGGAGAGTCATGAACCGACGCAGATTCAGCTCACCTGTAAAGACTGTAAACTCATCAG GTGTAACTTCCTGTCTGCGGATCAGTGTCAGGATTGGCTACGGAGGATCAGTGCAGCGTCTGGACCGCCAGCTCGTCTGCAGGAACTCTTCGCCTTCAGCTTCCTGTCC
- the LOC130229892 gene encoding homeobox protein cut-like 1: MRRNSFCSSPTISSLDLQNLELDTFSITQRVKKTLIVHNIGSGLTQSSVSELLSHPKPWTKLSLKGKENFIRMHLWLLDPHSIQKLNAKKKSDQRARLKRDYQSVCESLQCSDVWRVDALKRPRVVLSVQEKQTLLSAYELEPYPSQNTIDRLAVQLGLQTSTVSNWFYNYRSRIRRDGFCETNTGQQI, encoded by the exons ATGCGGAGGAACAGTTTTTGCTCTTCTCCGACGATCAGCAGTCTGGATCTACAGAATCTGGAGCTTGACACGTTCAGCATCACACAGAGGGTCAAAAAAACACTCATAGTGCACAATATAG GTTCTGGGTTAACACAAAGCTCTGTGTCTGAACTTCTATCTCATCCCAAACCCTGGACTAAACTCAGCCTGAAGGGAAAGGAGAACTTCATCCGGATGCATCTGTGGCTCCTAGACCCGCACAGTATCCAGAAGCTCAACGCCAAGAAGAAGAGCGACCAGAGAG ctCGACTTAAGCGTGATtatcagagtgtgtgtgagtctcTGCAGTGCAGTGATGTGTGGCGTGTGGATGCCCTGAAGAGGCCACGCGTCGTGCTCAGTGTGCAGGAGAAGCAGACGCTGCTCTCCGCATATGAGCTGGAGCCGTATCCCTCACAAAACACCATCGACAGGCTGGCGGTGCAGCTCGGCCTTCAAACCAGCACTGTCAGCAACTGGTTCTACAACTACAG